The following proteins are encoded in a genomic region of Pan troglodytes isolate AG18354 chromosome 2, NHGRI_mPanTro3-v2.0_pri, whole genome shotgun sequence:
- the LOC129143660 gene encoding collagen alpha-1(I) chain-like — MEREGARAPAGGGLGRGSAGPPGAALREPEAPPPLGGLEHGPLRPSGGGGWSEDDAEDVTAGRCFLTGAFWTGVLGTSPAPALGAGPCALGARLPRCPSRPGLGALRGLRGFQPGRQWSRGLRAAKGDSGVGIRRKGSTRREGWTPEAAERQKRL, encoded by the coding sequence ATGGAGCGGGAGGGAGCCCGGGCGCCGGCAGGGGGCGGGCTGGGACGCGGAAGTGCCGGTCCGCCGGGGGCAGCCCTCCGAGAGCCCGAGGCGCCGCCACCCCTCGGTGGGCTCGAGCACGGCCCCTTGAGACCTTCCGGAGGCGGTGGCTGGTCTGAGGACGACGCGGAGGACGTCACTGCGGGTCGGTGCTTCCTTACAGGTGCCTTCTGGACCGGGGTCCTTGGCACCTCCCCTGCTCCTGCCCTCGGTGCCGGACCCTGTGCCCTGGGAGCCCGACTACCTCGGTGTCCCAGCCGTCCCGGGCTTGGGGCGCTGAGAGGGCTGCGCGGCTTCCAGCCCGGAAGGCAGTGGTCCCGCGGGCTGCGCGCGGCCAAGGGCGACTCCGGTGTGGGAATCCGGCGGAAGGGAAGCACCCGCAGGGAGGGCTGGACCCCGGAGGCTGCAGAGCGTCAGAAGCGACTCTAG